The genome window GTTCTTTCAGGTCTTCGTAACTCAGCAAAGAGAGAGCATTTTTGAACTTGCCCGTGCTGCAACGGCAGAAGAAGTGAACGGGCTGTCGATCCAGTTCTTTAATTGTGAATGGTTCACAGGCTTTCTCCATTATGGAATCGATATACTGGTTGTTTTCAAGCATACTTGATACAGATGGCAGTTCCTTCACTGTTTTTTGCAGTGATTCCATCACTGATTCATCGGATTCAGGGAGTCTTTGGATGAGCACGCCCCCGGCTTGATTTACATCCCCATTGTCTTTAAGGCTAACATCAAGCAGAAAAGCGGACAATACCTGCTCCGATTGTACCATGTAATGAGCCATGTCTGAGAGTACATCTCCCTCTACAATCTCAATCGTACTGGTTCGCGGTTCGGCTTCATTGTAAAGCGTTTTTGATACAGTGAGAAGGCCAAGCCCGATTCCGTCTCCAATTTTTACATCCGGCTGACTGTAATCAAGTTCTGCCGCCGGGTTTTGGGAATAACCTCTGATCTCTCCCACACGATTGGCTTCAGCTACAAGAAGACCCACCGGCCCGTTTCCTTGAAGCTGAACTTTAATCCGTTCTTCGCCTTTCAGTTCCGAGGCAAGGAGCATCGCTGCGGTGAGAGTCCGCCCGAGAAGTACGGTATTTAACATGGAAAGGCCATGATTCTTCTTCGCGGTTTGAACTACATCCGTTGTTTTTACAACACTGATTTTAAACCGCCCTTCGGCTTCAATTCCCTTGATTAGTCTGTCGTTAAATTTAAATTCTTCTTTCTTCAGAGACATATGTTTAAATATTAAATATCCTTACAGATTATGAGTGATTTGAAACAAAATTTGGTCCCAAAATCGTTGCAAAGATACGGAGAAATCAGGCGATCAAATAACGGCTGTATATCTGAAAGATTGAGAATGTGTGAGATTATTTAAACTCAGTGAAAAGCATTGCTAATCTGAGTAATTGAATATGAAGACGGAATATTCTCCTTCCTTACAAAAAGATAGATCGCCCCCATAAAAATGGATTGGAGGGACCACTGTACCACCCCCAT of Balneolaceae bacterium contains these proteins:
- a CDS encoding Hsp33 family molecular chaperone HslO, with the translated sequence MSLKKEEFKFNDRLIKGIEAEGRFKISVVKTTDVVQTAKKNHGLSMLNTVLLGRTLTAAMLLASELKGEERIKVQLQGNGPVGLLVAEANRVGEIRGYSQNPAAELDYSQPDVKIGDGIGLGLLTVSKTLYNEAEPRTSTIEIVEGDVLSDMAHYMVQSEQVLSAFLLDVSLKDNGDVNQAGGVLIQRLPESDESVMESLQKTVKELPSVSSMLENNQYIDSIMEKACEPFTIKELDRQPVHFFCRCSTGKFKNALSLLSYEDLKE